In the genome of Pseudomonas putida, one region contains:
- a CDS encoding DUF2780 domain-containing protein, protein MKAFTLATLMTLAASPVFAFNLSDAANAVSAMQNQNSSQQGAVQAPEGQANLLNTLGSELKITPEQAIGGAGAMLGLARNNLSEADYGQLTQAVPGLDLLSGANALGGLSGLGELLGKSSQSPSPLSNALGNVENRNDLDNAFKLLGMDTGMIGQFAPLILQYLGQQGLAGSLLQNLGNLWMTPAAPVAVPSV, encoded by the coding sequence ATGAAAGCATTCACCCTGGCAACCCTGATGACCCTGGCCGCAAGCCCGGTGTTCGCCTTCAATTTGAGCGATGCGGCCAATGCTGTGTCGGCGATGCAGAACCAGAACTCGAGCCAGCAGGGCGCGGTACAGGCCCCTGAAGGGCAGGCCAACCTGCTCAATACCCTGGGCAGTGAACTGAAGATCACTCCTGAACAGGCCATTGGTGGCGCCGGGGCCATGCTGGGGCTGGCGCGCAACAACCTGAGCGAGGCTGATTATGGCCAACTGACCCAGGCAGTACCGGGCCTGGACCTGCTCTCCGGTGCCAACGCCCTGGGCGGTTTGAGCGGCTTGGGAGAACTGCTCGGCAAGAGCAGCCAGAGCCCATCGCCACTGAGCAATGCGTTGGGTAACGTCGAGAACCGGAATGACCTGGACAACGCTTTCAAGCTGCTGGGCATGGATACCGGCATGATCGGCCAATTCGCCCCGCTGATCCTTCAGTACCTGGGCCAGCAGGGGCTTGCCGGGTCGTTGCTGCAGAACCTGGGCAACCTGTGGATGACCCCAGCGGCACCAGTGGCTGTGCCGTCGGTATAA
- the fdhA gene encoding formaldehyde dehydrogenase, glutathione-independent, translating to MSGNRGVVYLGAGKVEVQKIDYPKMQDPRGNKIEHGVILKVVSTNICGSDQHMVRGRTTAQVGLVLGHEITGEIIEKGRDVERMQIGDLVSVPFNVACGRCRSCKEMHTGVCLTVNPARAGGAYGYVDMGDWTGGQAEYVLVPYADFNLLKLPERDKAMEKIRDLTCLSDILPTGYHGAVTAGVGPGSTVYVAGAGPVGLAAAASARLLGAACVIVGDLNPARLAHAKSQGFEVVDLSKDTPLHEQIVDILGEPEVDCAIDAVGFEARGHGHEGAKHEAPATVLNSLMQVTRVAGNIGIPGLYVTEDPGAVDAAAKIGALSIRFGLGWAKSHSFHTGQTPTMKYNRQLMQAIMWDRINIAEVVGVQVINLDQAPQGYGEFDAGVPKKFVIDPHKMWGAA from the coding sequence ATGTCTGGTAATCGTGGAGTGGTGTATCTCGGCGCCGGCAAGGTTGAGGTACAGAAGATCGACTACCCCAAAATGCAGGACCCACGCGGCAACAAGATCGAGCACGGCGTGATCCTGAAGGTGGTCTCCACCAACATCTGTGGTTCCGACCAGCACATGGTCCGTGGCCGTACCACTGCCCAGGTTGGCCTGGTCCTTGGTCACGAAATCACCGGTGAAATCATCGAGAAGGGCCGCGATGTCGAGCGCATGCAGATCGGCGATCTGGTCTCGGTGCCCTTCAACGTCGCCTGCGGTCGTTGCCGTTCCTGCAAAGAGATGCACACCGGTGTCTGCCTCACCGTCAACCCGGCCCGCGCCGGTGGTGCCTACGGCTATGTCGACATGGGTGACTGGACCGGCGGCCAGGCCGAGTACGTGCTGGTGCCATATGCCGACTTCAACCTGCTGAAACTGCCTGAGCGCGACAAGGCCATGGAGAAGATCCGTGACCTGACCTGCCTGTCCGACATCCTGCCGACTGGCTACCACGGCGCTGTGACTGCGGGCGTTGGTCCAGGCAGCACCGTCTACGTTGCCGGCGCCGGCCCGGTCGGTCTGGCCGCCGCTGCCTCGGCGCGCCTGCTGGGCGCGGCCTGTGTCATCGTTGGTGACCTGAACCCGGCTCGCCTGGCCCACGCCAAGTCCCAGGGCTTCGAAGTGGTCGACCTGTCCAAGGACACCCCGCTGCACGAGCAGATCGTCGACATCCTGGGCGAGCCGGAAGTGGACTGCGCCATCGACGCCGTAGGCTTCGAGGCTCGCGGCCATGGCCACGAGGGTGCCAAGCACGAGGCGCCGGCTACCGTGTTGAACTCCCTGATGCAGGTGACCCGCGTTGCCGGCAACATCGGTATCCCGGGCCTGTATGTGACCGAAGACCCGGGCGCGGTCGATGCCGCCGCCAAGATCGGCGCACTGAGCATCCGTTTCGGTCTCGGCTGGGCGAAGTCGCACAGCTTCCACACCGGTCAGACCCCGACCATGAAGTACAACCGCCAGCTGATGCAGGCGATCATGTGGGATCGGATCAACATCGCCGAAGTGGTGGGCGTTCAGGTGATCAACCTGGACCAGGCGCCGCAAGGCTACGGCGAGTTCGATGCAGGCGTACCGAAGAAGTTCGTGATCGACCCACACAAGATGTGGGGCGCGGCTTAA